The proteins below come from a single Gordonia sp. X0973 genomic window:
- a CDS encoding FAD-binding oxidoreductase, producing the protein MNAGFDPELHKVPAPPMRWDAWGDPELAAPLSEGTSTLIRGMLGVSGDVTLPTIDPATVAVSPSRLSADDLRGLRGIVGDDWVSAADADRLVRAGGKSTPDLLRRRQSNQDAPDAVVVPATDDEVAALLAWAAEQGVAVVPFGGGTSVVGGVDPEAGRFRAAVSVDLRRMNALIDLDEVSQIATLGAGLTGPDAEKLLGERGYSIGHFPQSFRYATIGGFAVTRSSGQASAGYGRFDDMVQALTLVTPKGVLEAGRSPKNAVGPDLRQLVMGSEGAFGIVTRVSVRVHRVPEATEYEAWRFDSFADAAAAFRGTAQEGVMPTVMRVSDEVETALNLARPTEIGEEAAEETPAPPGGCLAITTFEGSPAAVAARAGVVREIFAGAGGQSLGEAAAKTWEHGRFSGPYLRDALLDIGVGCETLETVTTWSNLDKLKTAVTAALTEALPEPTVVMCHISHTYATGASLYFTVVYRQDDTPLDQWLAAKKKVSQAIVDAGASITHHHAVGRDHQPWLADEIGTLGVDILTAVKSAVDPAGVCNPGKLV; encoded by the coding sequence CGACCCGGCGACCGTCGCCGTCTCGCCGAGTCGCCTGTCCGCCGACGATCTGCGCGGACTGCGCGGCATCGTCGGCGACGACTGGGTGTCGGCCGCCGATGCCGACCGCCTGGTCCGCGCCGGCGGCAAGTCGACGCCCGACCTGCTGCGACGCCGACAATCCAACCAGGATGCGCCGGATGCCGTTGTGGTCCCGGCGACCGACGACGAGGTCGCCGCGCTGCTGGCCTGGGCCGCCGAGCAGGGGGTCGCCGTGGTGCCCTTCGGCGGCGGCACCAGCGTCGTCGGCGGCGTCGACCCCGAGGCCGGCAGATTCCGCGCCGCCGTCTCCGTCGACCTGCGTCGCATGAACGCCCTCATCGACCTCGACGAGGTCTCCCAGATCGCCACCCTCGGTGCGGGGCTCACCGGTCCCGACGCGGAGAAACTGCTCGGCGAGCGCGGCTATTCGATCGGCCACTTCCCGCAGAGTTTCCGCTACGCGACGATCGGCGGTTTCGCCGTCACCCGCTCGTCGGGACAGGCGTCGGCCGGATACGGCCGCTTCGACGACATGGTGCAGGCACTCACCCTCGTCACCCCGAAGGGCGTGCTGGAGGCCGGCCGGTCGCCGAAGAACGCCGTCGGCCCGGATCTGCGCCAGCTGGTCATGGGTTCCGAGGGTGCCTTCGGCATCGTCACCCGGGTGTCGGTGCGCGTACACCGCGTGCCCGAGGCCACCGAGTACGAGGCCTGGCGCTTCGACTCCTTCGCCGACGCCGCCGCCGCCTTCCGCGGTACCGCGCAGGAGGGCGTGATGCCGACGGTCATGCGCGTCTCCGACGAGGTGGAGACCGCGCTCAACCTGGCCCGCCCCACCGAGATCGGCGAAGAGGCCGCCGAGGAGACCCCGGCACCGCCCGGCGGCTGCCTGGCGATCACGACCTTCGAGGGCTCACCCGCCGCGGTCGCGGCCCGCGCCGGTGTGGTCCGCGAGATCTTCGCCGGTGCCGGCGGGCAATCGCTCGGCGAGGCGGCGGCCAAGACCTGGGAGCACGGCCGCTTCTCCGGCCCGTACCTGCGGGATGCGTTGCTCGACATCGGCGTCGGCTGCGAGACGCTGGAGACGGTCACCACCTGGAGCAACCTCGACAAGCTGAAGACCGCGGTCACCGCCGCCCTCACCGAGGCGCTGCCCGAGCCGACCGTCGTGATGTGCCACATCTCGCACACCTACGCCACCGGCGCATCGCTGTACTTCACCGTCGTCTACCGCCAGGACGACACCCCGCTCGACCAGTGGCTGGCCGCCAAGAAGAAGGTCAGCCAGGCCATCGTCGACGCCGGGGCCTCCATCACGCATCACCACGCCGTCGGTCGCGACCACCAGCCGTGGCTGGCCGACGAGATCGGCACCCTCGGCGTGGACATCCTCACCGCGGTCAAATCCGCGGTCGACCCCGCCGGCGTCTGCAACCCGGGCAAACTGGTCTGA
- a CDS encoding YegS/Rv2252/BmrU family lipid kinase, whose amino-acid sequence MPIRSLAILANPLARKGTGLAIAAQVEQLLHARGVRVRLVAGRDLDDARRLAEEAVADDEIDALVAVGGDGSIRLALEAAATVGSDTPVGIVPAGTGNDLARTLGIPHKNLPRAVDIIAAGHSRALDLGRVRMDSGETVLFVTVAATGFDADVTIRANQMRWPRGQARYLVAAIREISKLRVRHFTVSVDGRGVVDGDVLFAAIGNTTSYGGGMLITPDADVHDGLLDVTIATKSPEVGRGTLLRLMPTVFKGTHVHHPLVRTARGATVRVESDPPAFISVDGDIVGKLPATFDTLPGAAHVLLPG is encoded by the coding sequence ATGCCGATCCGATCCCTGGCGATCCTCGCCAACCCGCTCGCCCGCAAAGGCACCGGGCTGGCGATCGCCGCCCAGGTCGAGCAGCTGCTACATGCGCGCGGCGTGCGGGTGCGGCTCGTCGCCGGCCGTGATCTCGACGACGCGCGGCGGCTCGCCGAAGAGGCCGTCGCCGACGACGAGATCGACGCGCTGGTCGCCGTCGGCGGCGACGGCAGCATCCGCCTGGCCTTGGAGGCGGCGGCGACCGTCGGGTCCGACACCCCGGTGGGCATCGTCCCGGCCGGCACCGGAAACGACCTTGCGCGCACCCTCGGCATCCCCCACAAGAATCTGCCCCGCGCCGTCGACATCATCGCGGCCGGTCATTCCCGCGCCCTCGACCTGGGACGCGTGCGGATGGACTCGGGGGAGACCGTCCTCTTCGTCACCGTCGCCGCGACCGGCTTCGACGCCGACGTGACGATCCGCGCCAACCAGATGCGTTGGCCCCGCGGGCAGGCGCGCTACCTGGTCGCCGCGATCAGGGAGATCTCCAAGCTGCGGGTGCGCCACTTCACCGTCTCCGTCGACGGGCGCGGTGTCGTCGACGGCGACGTGCTCTTCGCCGCCATCGGCAACACCACGTCGTATGGCGGCGGCATGCTCATCACCCCCGACGCCGACGTACACGATGGCCTGCTCGACGTGACGATCGCGACGAAGTCGCCCGAGGTCGGGCGCGGCACCCTGCTGCGCCTGATGCCGACGGTGTTCAAGGGCACCCACGTGCATCACCCGCTGGTCCGCACCGCGCGCGGCGCGACGGTGCGCGTCGAATCCGACCCGCCCGCCTTCATCTCCGTCGACGGGGACATCGTCGGGAAGTTGCCGGCAACATTCGACACCCTCCCGGGTGCCGCGCACGTGCTGCTTCCCGGCTAG
- a CDS encoding DUF6049 family protein, which yields MTSTRATAITVLLFLVVLVTAPGMAAGAPSSAPRTTDPDGVSAVVSVNGVKPTVVTTATGPTVVVAGTVRNTGHRTLHTPLVRVQRGQPARRAADLRSELAADPATFEINGEFRQIADALAPGASAGFSLTMPLHGPGGLRITEPGVYPLLVNLNATPDDGGQARVADSRTLLPVLSLPADRDRARSYAADPSLASTGLGPDGSIAANTRDPARFAMLWPIAAPPQAVPGRIGAGATDTIVLVNENLARSMSPGGRLHNLLDGLRPVISAPADDPRAVFRRSLCLAVDPDLLVTVTAMTHGYSTLADARNRSGATKPGTGQAQASAWLADLKKLAAKQCVVALPYAGADADALHRVGNTGLTRLAFDGGADLVDSLLGVASIRGLAIPAAGTLTADGADELGKADLTTALVGSDTVAPRGRSAASGQYSIAGNHLATFDRPIGAALGAAGSRPTTGPLTPETQAVDLRDESPVSRRQAALASLAFPAIAVPDPRFPARPGDPLPVAGRSSLIVPPVYWSITPADAVDLAATAALLLQSGAATPTPIPGVIAETGRATAPASLVAPPGTETADGESPWWLPSATAAASINGSANLSWQLQSALVTPAAGASPDRYMSPLRYDLLRGLPAPVQAVTPTVARGARAAHVTAVSDALAQMRKSVTILDPGGKYTQVSERSPLLLVTRNELALPIRVKIDTTAPNDFDIGDVGVIEVPARGTRQVQFPAQSKSSEATSVRFTLVSASGVQLGGEPIMLSVNSNAYGKPLFVVTLVAAGILVLLVARRLWHRFRGTPDPADADRPEASPQDRFLAGRDYSWRHGEATPPNPTGDTDD from the coding sequence GTGACTAGCACGCGCGCCACGGCGATCACGGTGCTGCTGTTCCTGGTCGTCCTCGTCACGGCCCCGGGGATGGCGGCCGGGGCGCCGTCGTCGGCACCGCGGACCACCGACCCCGACGGGGTATCGGCCGTCGTGTCCGTCAACGGGGTCAAGCCGACCGTCGTCACCACCGCCACCGGTCCCACCGTCGTCGTGGCCGGCACCGTCCGCAACACCGGGCACCGCACCCTGCACACGCCGCTCGTGCGGGTGCAACGCGGACAGCCCGCGCGCCGGGCGGCCGATCTGCGCAGCGAGCTCGCCGCCGACCCCGCGACCTTCGAGATCAACGGCGAGTTCCGTCAGATCGCCGACGCGCTGGCGCCCGGGGCAAGCGCGGGGTTCTCCCTGACCATGCCGCTGCACGGCCCGGGCGGGCTGCGCATCACCGAGCCGGGTGTGTATCCGCTGCTGGTCAACCTGAACGCCACTCCCGACGACGGCGGACAGGCGCGGGTCGCCGATTCGCGCACCCTCCTGCCCGTCCTCTCCCTGCCCGCCGACCGCGACCGGGCGCGCAGCTATGCCGCCGACCCCTCCCTCGCCAGCACCGGCCTCGGCCCCGACGGTTCGATCGCCGCCAATACGCGTGATCCGGCCCGCTTCGCCATGCTGTGGCCGATCGCCGCACCGCCGCAGGCGGTCCCGGGTCGGATCGGCGCGGGTGCCACCGACACGATCGTCCTGGTCAACGAGAACCTGGCCCGCTCGATGAGCCCCGGCGGGCGGCTGCACAACCTGCTCGACGGTTTGCGCCCGGTGATCTCGGCGCCCGCCGACGATCCGCGCGCGGTGTTCCGCCGCAGTCTCTGCCTGGCCGTCGACCCCGACCTGCTCGTCACCGTCACGGCGATGACACACGGCTATTCGACCCTCGCCGACGCCCGCAACCGGTCCGGTGCCACCAAACCCGGCACCGGACAGGCGCAGGCCTCGGCGTGGCTCGCGGATCTGAAGAAGCTGGCAGCCAAGCAGTGCGTGGTCGCCCTGCCCTATGCCGGTGCCGACGCCGACGCCCTGCACCGCGTCGGCAACACCGGCCTGACCCGCCTGGCCTTCGACGGCGGTGCCGATCTCGTCGACTCCCTGCTCGGGGTGGCGAGTATCCGGGGATTGGCGATCCCCGCCGCCGGGACGCTGACGGCCGACGGCGCCGACGAACTCGGCAAGGCCGACCTGACGACGGCCCTGGTCGGCTCCGATACCGTCGCCCCGCGCGGGCGCAGCGCGGCGTCGGGTCAGTATTCGATCGCCGGGAACCACCTGGCCACCTTCGACCGGCCGATCGGCGCGGCACTCGGCGCCGCCGGGTCCCGACCCACCACCGGGCCGCTGACGCCGGAAACCCAAGCCGTCGACCTGCGCGACGAATCCCCGGTCAGCCGCCGACAGGCCGCGCTCGCCTCACTCGCGTTCCCGGCCATCGCCGTCCCCGACCCCCGCTTCCCCGCGCGTCCGGGCGACCCGCTCCCGGTGGCCGGTCGCAGCTCCCTGATCGTGCCGCCGGTCTACTGGTCGATCACCCCGGCCGACGCCGTCGACCTCGCCGCCACCGCCGCACTGCTGCTGCAGTCCGGGGCCGCCACCCCCACACCGATTCCGGGTGTCATCGCCGAGACCGGCCGGGCGACGGCACCCGCGAGTCTTGTCGCCCCCCCGGGCACCGAGACGGCCGACGGGGAGAGTCCGTGGTGGCTCCCGTCAGCGACCGCGGCCGCGTCGATCAACGGGTCGGCCAATCTCAGCTGGCAGTTGCAGTCGGCGCTCGTGACCCCGGCGGCGGGAGCCAGCCCGGACCGCTACATGTCCCCGCTGCGCTACGACCTGCTGCGCGGACTTCCCGCACCCGTCCAAGCCGTCACCCCGACGGTCGCACGGGGGGCCCGCGCCGCCCACGTCACCGCCGTCTCCGACGCGCTAGCCCAGATGCGGAAGTCGGTGACCATCCTCGATCCGGGCGGAAAGTACACGCAGGTCTCCGAGCGCAGCCCGTTGCTGCTGGTCACACGCAATGAACTCGCCCTGCCCATTCGGGTGAAGATCGACACCACCGCCCCGAACGACTTCGACATCGGCGACGTCGGCGTCATCGAGGTACCGGCCCGCGGCACCCGCCAGGTCCAGTTCCCGGCGCAGTCGAAGAGCTCGGAGGCCACCTCGGTGCGCTTCACCCTGGTATCCGCCTCCGGTGTGCAGCTCGGCGGTGAACCGATCATGCTGTCGGTGAACTCCAACGCCTACGGCAAGCCGCTGTTCGTCGTCACCCTCGTCGCCGCCGGTATCCTCGTGCTTCTCGTCGCCCGGCGCCTGTGGCACCGGTTCCGCGGCACCCCCGACCCCGCCGACGCCGACCGACCCGAGGCCAGCCCGCAGGACCGGTTCCTCGCCGGCCGCGACTATTCCTGGCGACATGGCGAAGCAACGCCCCCGAACCCGACTGGTGACACCGATGACTGA
- a CDS encoding CCA tRNA nucleotidyltransferase, translating to MTESDLRRTRLLAAAAVSLRGLGEVLNPLGQLFADAGHELYLVGGSVRDAVLGRLGNDLDFTTDARPEVIARILDSWADTVWDTGIAFGTVSARKGEHLVEITTYRSDSYDQQSRNPTVTFGDTLDGDLVRRDFTINAMAVAITGDGAADFHDPLDGMTALLAGVIDTPAAPEQSFGDDPLRMLRAVRFVAQLGFRVAPRTFDAIVTMAPQINRITAERVRVELDKMICGEHAIEGIDLLVESGLAEQVIPEVPGMKLTIDEHHQHKDVYAHSLTVLQQAIDLETGDPDPILRWAALLHDIGKPATRKHEEGGGVSFHHHEVVGAKMARKRLRALKYPKAWVDDISQLVFLHLRFHGYGDGKWTDAAVRRYVTDAGPLLDRLHKLVRADCTTRNKRRARRLQENYDDLERRIAEIAAAEDLQRVRPDLDGNAIMELLGIPPGPLVGKAWKHLKEVRLDRGPLDRDEAEAELRRWWAENG from the coding sequence GTGACCGAGTCCGATTTGCGGCGCACGCGGCTATTGGCCGCGGCGGCTGTCTCGCTGCGCGGCCTCGGCGAGGTTCTCAACCCGTTGGGGCAGCTGTTCGCCGACGCCGGCCACGAGCTCTACCTGGTGGGTGGATCGGTGCGCGACGCGGTGCTGGGCCGTCTCGGCAACGACTTGGACTTCACGACCGATGCCCGACCCGAGGTGATCGCCCGCATCCTGGATTCCTGGGCCGACACCGTGTGGGACACCGGCATCGCCTTCGGGACGGTCAGCGCGCGCAAGGGCGAACACCTCGTCGAGATCACCACCTACCGCAGCGACTCCTACGACCAGCAGAGTCGGAATCCGACGGTGACCTTCGGCGACACCCTCGACGGTGATCTGGTCCGCCGCGACTTCACCATCAATGCGATGGCGGTCGCCATCACCGGCGACGGGGCGGCGGACTTCCACGATCCGCTCGACGGGATGACCGCGCTGCTCGCCGGGGTCATCGACACCCCGGCCGCCCCGGAGCAGTCCTTCGGCGACGACCCGCTGCGGATGCTGCGCGCGGTCCGGTTCGTCGCGCAGTTGGGATTCCGGGTCGCGCCGCGCACTTTCGACGCGATCGTGACGATGGCACCGCAGATCAATCGGATCACCGCGGAGCGGGTTCGCGTCGAGCTGGACAAGATGATCTGCGGGGAGCACGCGATCGAGGGCATCGACCTGCTCGTCGAGAGCGGCCTCGCCGAGCAGGTCATCCCCGAGGTGCCGGGGATGAAGCTGACGATCGACGAGCACCACCAACACAAGGACGTGTACGCCCATTCGCTGACGGTGCTGCAGCAGGCGATCGACCTGGAAACCGGCGATCCCGACCCGATCCTGCGGTGGGCGGCGTTGCTGCACGACATCGGCAAGCCCGCGACCCGCAAACACGAGGAGGGCGGCGGCGTCAGCTTCCACCACCACGAGGTGGTCGGCGCGAAGATGGCCCGCAAGCGGTTGCGCGCGTTGAAGTACCCGAAGGCGTGGGTCGACGACATCTCCCAGCTGGTGTTCCTGCACCTGCGGTTCCACGGATACGGCGACGGGAAGTGGACCGACGCCGCCGTGCGCCGCTACGTCACCGACGCGGGTCCCCTGCTGGATCGGCTGCACAAGCTGGTGCGGGCGGACTGCACGACGCGCAACAAGCGCCGGGCGCGGCGACTGCAGGAGAACTACGACGACCTCGAGCGCCGGATCGCCGAGATCGCCGCTGCCGAGGACCTGCAGCGCGTCCGCCCCGATCTCGACGGCAACGCCATCATGGAGCTGCTCGGCATTCCGCCCGGACCGCTGGTCGGCAAGGCGTGGAAGCACCTCAAAGAGGTGCGCCTCGATCGCGGACCCCTCGACCGCGACGAAGCCGAGGCCGAACTGCGCCGCTGGTGGGCCGAGAACGGCTGA
- a CDS encoding NUDIX hydrolase, with product MSSAQPSPAPRDPAASGSKRPGRIEAAPETKRAGRVEGAGSSASGESGERFSGGRRRGRRRRGRGGSGKSGTTQAAAQTPSTRHDERHDDEPRAPRPGPKPVADPPLESDATQHHPKPSDLVAAAGKRAKTSAGAGKQRGDQPRGDRNRNRSRTAPRLRTMRETSAGGLVVSDLSRPYDELSAVLIGRVDRRGRMMWSLPKGHIETGETAEQTAIREVAEETGISGSVVAPLGKIDYWFVSEGRRIHKTVHHYLLRSTGGELSDADYEVAEVAWVPLVELPKRLTYSDERRLARMAEGVIAELTADPGRLAQSEADSIRTEPNDYEKAAAARNQRRKDPVPPPPSARRRRRRGRRPPPTGD from the coding sequence GTGTCCTCCGCCCAGCCCTCACCCGCGCCCCGCGACCCCGCGGCGTCGGGATCCAAGCGGCCGGGCCGTATCGAGGCGGCGCCCGAAACGAAGCGAGCGGGCCGGGTAGAAGGGGCCGGGAGCAGCGCATCTGGCGAATCGGGGGAACGGTTTTCCGGCGGACGTCGCCGGGGGCGGCGTCGGCGCGGACGCGGCGGCTCCGGGAAATCGGGTACCACCCAGGCGGCAGCGCAGACACCGTCCACGCGGCACGACGAACGTCACGACGACGAGCCGCGCGCGCCGCGGCCCGGGCCGAAGCCCGTTGCCGACCCGCCCCTCGAGTCGGACGCGACGCAGCACCACCCCAAGCCCTCCGACCTCGTCGCGGCGGCCGGCAAGCGGGCCAAGACATCCGCCGGTGCCGGCAAGCAGCGCGGGGATCAACCGCGCGGGGACCGCAACCGTAATCGGTCGCGGACCGCGCCCCGATTGCGGACCATGCGCGAGACCTCGGCCGGCGGTCTCGTCGTCTCCGACCTCTCCCGTCCGTACGACGAGCTCTCCGCAGTGTTGATCGGGCGCGTCGACCGGCGCGGCCGGATGATGTGGTCGCTTCCCAAGGGGCATATCGAAACGGGGGAGACCGCGGAGCAAACCGCCATCCGCGAGGTCGCCGAGGAGACCGGGATCAGCGGGTCGGTCGTCGCACCGCTCGGCAAGATCGACTACTGGTTCGTCAGCGAGGGCCGGCGCATCCACAAGACGGTCCACCACTATCTCTTGCGCAGCACCGGTGGCGAGCTGTCCGACGCCGACTACGAGGTCGCCGAGGTGGCCTGGGTGCCGCTGGTCGAGCTTCCCAAGCGGCTCACGTACTCTGACGAACGACGATTGGCCCGGATGGCCGAGGGGGTCATCGCCGAGTTGACCGCCGATCCGGGCCGCCTCGCGCAGAGCGAAGCAGACAGTATCCGGACCGAGCCGAACGACTATGAGAAAGCCGCAGCCGCACGCAACCAGCGTCGCAAAGATCCGGTGCCGCCGCCGCCATCCGCGCGCCGGCGACGCCGCCGCGGCCGACGGCCCCCGCCAACGGGTGACTAG